CACGGGCAGGTAAGAGGTGGTGTTGAACAATGGCTTGAGGTACATGCCGTTGGGCCCGCCGGTGATGTCCACCTCGGCTTTGATCACCAGGCGCACGATTTCGGAGAAGGCGATGGTGAATAGCGCCAGGTAAGCCCCCCGCATCCGCAGACACAGGTAGCCGATCACCCAACCCACCAGACCGGTGAACAGCACGCCCAAGGGAATGCTGATCCAGGGGGAAAGATTGAAGGCCATGAAGCCGGTTTCCTTGCCCAGGATGCCGCTGGCGTAGGTGGCCAGCCCCATGAAGGCCATGTGAGCGAAGGAAAACTGGCCGTTGTAGCCCGCCAGCAGGGCCCAACTGGAGGCCAGGATGGCGTAGAACAACGCCTGGCTGGCGATGTACAGCGTATAGGGCTTGCTCAGGAAGGGGAGGGGAAAGAGGAACAACAGCAGGATGCCCACGCCGGCCCCTGTGATGATCCAAAGCCGGGTCTTCCTGAAGGTGTTCATAGTTTCCTCCCAAACAGGCCTGTCGGTTTGAGCAGCAGGACCAGGGCGAAAATGACCAGCCCAAAGACATCGTGGTAGGCCTGAGCCCGCAAGGGATCAAAAAGCAAGCCGGTGCCCAGGGATTCCACCACGCCGATAATCAGACCGCCCAAGAGGGAACCGGGGATGGACCCCATCCCGCCCAGCACGATCACCACAAAGGCCTTGCCCGAGGCGACGACGCCGACCCAGGGTACCCAGGAGTACACCGTGACTAACGAGGCACCGGCCAGGCCGGCCAGCATGGCCCCGATGCCAAAGGCCAGGGTGTTCATGTTGAGGGGGTTGATGCCCACCACGGCGGCGGCGTTGCGGTCCTGACTGACGGCCTGCAGGGCTTTCCCGGTCCAGGTGCGATACATGAACCACAGCACGACCAGCAGGGCCACCAGGGCCACCCCCGCGGCGACCAGACGGCCCGCGCTGATGGCCACCTTGTCGATGAAGAGCGTGGTCTTCGTGGCGCGCAACACCCCA
The DNA window shown above is from Anaerolineae bacterium and carries:
- a CDS encoding branched-chain amino acid ABC transporter permease produces the protein MIAATTFVVPWSHWLATVTPDYIFRLVVEGLMIGILYSLMALGLTLIFSVLDIVSFAHGEFYMIGGYVVYFWLQKFSDAPRLVALLAAAVITFVLGVIFERLFLQPMARGEVEQPTEYAILVTFGLSFFLQYLMLGLIGPFPKKAHRLLDLPSFSLGVLRATKTTLFIDKVAISAGRLVAAGVALVALLVVLWFMYRTWTGKALQAVSQDRNAAAVVGINPLNMNTLAFGIGAMLAGLAGASLVTVYSWVPWVGVVASGKAFVVIVLGGMGSIPGSLLGGLIIGVVESLGTGLLFDPLRAQAYHDVFGLVIFALVLLLKPTGLFGRKL